The sequence GGAATCAGAAAGGTCCAAGCCTCCCGAGAAATCAGCGTAGCGGAGGTTGTGCGCCTCCGCATTCCAGGAATGTAATTTCACCCCCGGCCCCGGCTCGCCGCCCCCGTTCCCAGAATCACCTCGCCGTTATCCCAGCGGTAGATGTCGGCGAGGGCAGGGTGGCGATCGAAAGGATCGCGATGAGGCAGAGGATGAGTCGTTGAGGAGCCATCGGACTTGGTTCCCTGAATTGGCATGATGAGCCTGGGATCGGCCGTCGGCCGTGACTCACGAAGCCGAGCTGTGAGAAATGGGGCTTCCATTTTGGATGACCGATCTTCGCGACAAATGCCCGCAGGAATTCTCAACCCGGCGGGATAATAAACGTGTGCTGGAGCGAGTCCTTCTGGAAGCCCATCACCTCGGGAAAACGGACGCCGGGCAGGAGTTGCACGTCGAAGATTTCTTCGACAGCCGTCTGAAATTCCAGGATTGCGACCATCGTGCCGCGACTGAGGTCGATGACGCCAATGCCGCACTTCAACTGGTCCCGCTTTTCCGCCAATGGAACGCCGTCCATGGCGGAGGTGGGACGAATCTTCGAGAGGCCCACGAAGGCGTAGGAACCGGCGATCGCCAGGCCGCGAGTGAAGCCGGGAAGTTGGGCGACCGTTTCATGCTGGCCGGTAGCTTGATCGACGATGGCGACGCCGCCCGTCCCCGATTCCAGAACCCAGAGCTTGCCGTCATGCCAGCGCGGGGAGTGCGGCATCGACAAACCGCGCGCGACGAATTCTCCCGAGGGAATGTCGATGATGCAGCCGCCGTGCGCTTTATCCGCCCGCCAACCGTGCGCCGTGTCGGTCTCGCCCAAGGCGGAGGCGTACCGGGGACGGCCATCGACGAGCGCTAGGCCGTTGAGGTGGCAGCGGTCCTCAGCCGCGAGCGCGGTAATGAACGGCGGCCGCCAGCGCGGCACGAAGCTATAGTCGGGGTCGAGCGTGGCGAGGCACGAGAAGCGCGTGTTGACCATCCACAACTCGTCGTCCGCCCAGGCGAGCTCGTGAATGCTAATGTCCCCCGTGACGTGTGACGAGCGCGGCAGATAACAGGCGTCGTGCGCGCCCGCCGGTTCAACCTGCGGGGCGATGTCCGGGGCGTTGCGCAGGTGCCAGACCTCTTTTCGCGTACCGATCGCCAGCCGCCCGGCGTCGACCGCCAGGCCCATCGGCCGGTCGAAAGTGCGGACGAGCGTGGAGAGTCCGTTCCCCTCGACCCGCACCGCGAGCAACTTGTTGGCCTGGTAGGTGCTGACCAGGAGCGTTGCGCCGAGTTGCCGCAGCAAGTCGACAAAGCTGTCGCTCTGCGTGTAGTGAAACGCCACGGCCTTTGGGGCTGGCGGCGCGGCGCCAGGAACATGATTCTGTCCAGTTGTCACTGGCGGCATCGCGGCGAGGGTCGACATGAGAATTCTCGATGGTAAGCCATGAACGGTTAATCCAAAGGCATCTGCCCTCGGCGAATCATCGCCGAGGGCAAAGGCTAAGC comes from Planctomycetia bacterium and encodes:
- a CDS encoding TIGR03032 family protein, which translates into the protein MSTLAAMPPVTTGQNHVPGAAPPAPKAVAFHYTQSDSFVDLLRQLGATLLVSTYQANKLLAVRVEGNGLSTLVRTFDRPMGLAVDAGRLAIGTRKEVWHLRNAPDIAPQVEPAGAHDACYLPRSSHVTGDISIHELAWADDELWMVNTRFSCLATLDPDYSFVPRWRPPFITALAAEDRCHLNGLALVDGRPRYASALGETDTAHGWRADKAHGGCIIDIPSGEFVARGLSMPHSPRWHDGKLWVLESGTGGVAIVDQATGQHETVAQLPGFTRGLAIAGSYAFVGLSKIRPTSAMDGVPLAEKRDQLKCGIGVIDLSRGTMVAILEFQTAVEEIFDVQLLPGVRFPEVMGFQKDSLQHTFIIPPG